One bacterium DNA window includes the following coding sequences:
- a CDS encoding TonB-dependent receptor, whose translation MWGGNGIMPRNRLAAALRAVIASLACGAAALGVFTPAPVAAQTTGTIAGTVTDADSNQPVADVRVGIQELDRFTYTDAEGRYRFTDVPPGRYTVVTELLGRAPARRTVTVTAGAEVVADFRLAINALSLEQFVVSVSREAQRRSEIAASVGVVSGEALRETRPAHPSEVLGQVPGVWVNQTGGEGHMAAIRQPQTTNPVYLYLEDGIPTRSTGFFNHNALYEINLPQADRIEVLKGPATALYGSDAIGGVINVSTRPPSATPQASLTLEGGSYGWARLLGSASNTFGRNGVRVDLNLSRTDGWREGTAYDRQSATVRWDRPVGEKGKLRVVATASRIDQQTAGSSAISRDDYENNPTINYTPISYREVGALRLSAAYERTGERTLVTVTPYFRWNTMEMIPNWSLSYDPLVQETENLSFGLLAHVRRDFEPLRARVVAGVDVDISPGRQFERAIVPVRNGPIFESYTLGNVIYDYDVTFRGVSPYLHVESTPVERLHLTAGVRYDDLGYDYHNKLDVVTTGQHRRPPDAEVSYRRVSPKLGATYTISDALNVFTAWQHGFRAPSQGQVFRQGQAENTLGLEPVKVENIEAGVRGRIAGRLDYELAAYRMTKTDDILTLTNPDGSRETVNAGETLHTGIEAGIGAELYPSLRVDVAYSVARHTYEVWKPREGLDYSGNEMDSAPREIGSARLAWSPAALRGGKAMLEWVRIGRYWMDAENTHRYPGHDLVHLRAEMPVSERFRIFGRVTNLFDTRYAELASYTEARGEEFAPGLGRTFYAGIEYR comes from the coding sequence ATGTGGGGAGGAAACGGGATCATGCCTCGAAACCGACTCGCCGCCGCCCTGCGCGCGGTGATCGCATCCCTTGCATGTGGCGCGGCCGCGCTCGGTGTCTTCACGCCGGCGCCCGTCGCCGCCCAGACGACCGGCACCATCGCCGGCACCGTCACCGACGCGGACTCCAACCAGCCGGTGGCCGACGTGCGCGTCGGCATCCAGGAGCTGGACCGCTTCACGTACACGGACGCCGAAGGCCGCTACCGCTTCACCGATGTGCCGCCGGGCCGCTACACGGTGGTCACGGAGCTGCTCGGCCGCGCGCCTGCCCGCCGCACTGTCACCGTGACCGCCGGCGCCGAGGTCGTCGCCGACTTCCGGCTCGCCATCAACGCACTGAGCCTCGAGCAGTTCGTGGTCAGCGTGAGCCGCGAGGCCCAGCGTCGCAGCGAGATCGCGGCGTCGGTCGGCGTCGTCTCGGGCGAGGCGTTGCGGGAGACGCGGCCCGCGCATCCGTCCGAGGTGCTGGGCCAGGTGCCCGGCGTGTGGGTCAACCAGACCGGCGGCGAGGGCCACATGGCGGCGATCCGCCAGCCGCAGACCACGAACCCGGTCTACCTCTACCTGGAGGACGGCATCCCCACGCGTTCCACCGGGTTCTTCAACCACAACGCGCTCTACGAGATCAACCTTCCGCAGGCCGACCGGATCGAGGTGCTCAAGGGGCCGGCCACCGCGCTCTACGGCAGCGACGCGATCGGCGGCGTGATCAACGTCTCCACGCGGCCGCCGTCGGCGACGCCGCAGGCCTCGCTCACCCTGGAGGGCGGTTCGTACGGCTGGGCGCGGCTGCTCGGCTCCGCCTCCAACACGTTCGGGCGGAACGGCGTGCGCGTGGACCTGAACCTCTCGCGCACCGACGGCTGGCGTGAGGGCACCGCGTACGACCGCCAGAGCGCGACCGTGCGGTGGGACCGGCCCGTCGGCGAGAAGGGGAAGCTGCGGGTGGTCGCCACCGCGTCGCGCATCGACCAGCAGACCGCCGGCTCATCCGCGATCTCGCGCGACGACTACGAGAACAACCCCACGATCAACTACACGCCCATCTCGTACCGGGAGGTCGGCGCGCTGCGGCTCTCCGCCGCGTACGAGCGGACGGGCGAGCGCACGCTCGTCACCGTCACGCCGTACTTCCGGTGGAACACGATGGAGATGATCCCGAACTGGTCGCTGAGCTACGACCCGCTCGTACAGGAGACCGAGAACCTGTCGTTCGGGCTGCTCGCCCACGTGCGGCGGGACTTCGAGCCGCTGCGCGCCCGGGTCGTGGCGGGCGTGGACGTGGACATCAGCCCGGGCCGCCAGTTCGAACGCGCGATCGTGCCGGTGCGCAACGGCCCCATCTTCGAGTCGTACACGCTCGGGAACGTGATCTACGACTACGATGTCACGTTCCGCGGCGTCTCGCCGTACCTGCACGTGGAGTCCACGCCCGTCGAGCGCCTGCACCTGACCGCGGGCGTGCGCTATGACGACCTCGGCTACGACTACCACAACAAGCTCGACGTCGTCACGACCGGCCAGCACCGCCGGCCGCCGGACGCGGAGGTGAGCTACCGGCGCGTGAGCCCGAAGCTCGGCGCGACCTACACGATCTCGGATGCGCTCAACGTCTTCACCGCGTGGCAGCACGGCTTCCGGGCGCCCTCGCAGGGCCAGGTCTTCCGCCAGGGGCAGGCGGAGAACACGCTCGGGCTCGAGCCCGTCAAGGTCGAGAACATCGAGGCCGGGGTTCGCGGCCGTATCGCCGGGCGCTTGGACTACGAGCTCGCGGCGTACCGCATGACCAAGACGGACGACATCCTGACGCTCACCAACCCGGACGGCAGCCGCGAGACGGTGAACGCCGGCGAGACGTTGCACACCGGGATCGAGGCGGGGATCGGCGCCGAGCTGTACCCCTCGCTGCGCGTGGACGTGGCGTACTCCGTGGCGCGGCACACCTACGAGGTCTGGAAGCCGCGCGAGGGGCTGGACTACAGCGGCAACGAGATGGACAGCGCGCCCCGCGAGATCGGCAGCGCGCGGCTCGCCTGGTCGCCTGCGGCTCTGCGCGGCGGCAAGGCGATGCTCGAATGGGTGCGCATCGGCCGTTACTGGATGGACGCGGAGAACACGCACCGCTACCCCGGTCACGACCTGGTGCACCTGCGGGCCGAGATGCCGGTGAGCGAGCGGTTCCGGATCTTCGGCCGCGTGACCAACCTCTTCGACACGCGCTACGCCGAGCTCGCGAGCTACACCGAGGCGCGGGGCGAGGAGTTCGCGCCGGGATTGGGGCGGACGTTCTACGCAGGGATCGAGTATCGTTGA
- the pstA gene encoding phosphate ABC transporter permease PtsA, producing MSVEPHAPRFQLRRVRRRVLGALFAAACFAATVLGLVFLAILLVDLWRDGAGVLTWEFVRSYPSRSASRAGIWPALVGSLWVVVLTAVISFPLGVATAIWLVEYAPRNRITTLIRTNIANLAGVPAIVYGILGLAVFVRAMALGRSVLAAALTLALLILPMIVIAAEEAIRAVPASIRLGSYALGATRWQTVWHHVLPLALPGILTGTILALSRAIGEAAPLLLIGALAFVPYIPNSPLDGFTVIPVQVFNWIARPQPEFQRLAAAGSIVLLAVLLALNAVAILLRNKYARRL from the coding sequence ATGAGCGTCGAGCCGCACGCTCCGCGTTTTCAGCTCCGTCGCGTCCGGCGCCGGGTGCTCGGCGCTCTGTTCGCCGCGGCGTGCTTCGCCGCGACCGTCCTCGGCCTCGTCTTCCTCGCCATCCTGCTCGTGGACCTGTGGCGGGACGGCGCGGGTGTGCTGACCTGGGAGTTCGTCCGTTCCTACCCGTCGCGCTCCGCGTCCCGGGCAGGGATCTGGCCGGCGCTGGTCGGCTCGCTGTGGGTGGTCGTGCTCACGGCGGTGATCTCGTTCCCGCTCGGCGTCGCCACCGCGATCTGGCTGGTGGAGTACGCGCCGCGCAACCGCATCACCACGCTGATCCGGACGAACATCGCGAACCTCGCGGGTGTGCCCGCCATCGTCTACGGCATCCTGGGGCTCGCGGTGTTCGTGCGCGCCATGGCGCTGGGCCGCAGCGTGTTGGCCGCCGCGCTGACGCTCGCGCTGCTCATCCTCCCGATGATCGTCATTGCCGCCGAGGAGGCGATCCGCGCCGTGCCCGCTTCGATCCGGCTGGGTTCGTACGCCCTCGGCGCGACGCGCTGGCAGACCGTGTGGCACCACGTTCTGCCGCTCGCTCTGCCGGGCATCCTGACCGGGACGATCCTCGCCCTCTCGCGCGCCATCGGCGAAGCCGCGCCGCTCCTCCTCATTGGGGCGCTGGCGTTCGTGCCGTACATACCGAACAGCCCGCTGGACGGCTTCACGGTCATCCCCGTCCAGGTCTTCAACTGGATCGCACGGCCGCAGCCCGAGTTCCAGCGCCTGGCTGCCGCCGGCAGCATCGTGCTGCTCGCAGTGCTGCTCGCTCTCAATGCCGTGGCGATCCTGCTCCGCAACAAGTACGCGCGCAGGCTGTGA
- a CDS encoding NAD-dependent isocitrate dehydrogenase has product MKQTVTLIPGDGIGPDVTEAAVRIIDAAGAAIEWDRQIAGITAIEASLPPLPDATLESIRKNRVALKGPLTTPVGTGFRSINVALRKEFDLYANVRPARTLVPGGRYEDIDLVLIRENTEGLYVGVEHYIGMGDDPKAAAESVMIVTRYGAERIVRYAFEYALKHGRRKVTLAHKANILKFTQGLFLEVGRKIAEEYAGRVEFEDRIIDATAMHLVLNPHQFDVLVMENMFGDILSDLMAGLVGGLGLAPGANIGRHAAIFEPVHGSAPDIAGQGIANPTATVLAGCMMLEHIGQGDVAARIRRALETTIREGRVLTRDLGGTATTKEFTDAVIAAL; this is encoded by the coding sequence ATGAAACAGACCGTCACGCTGATTCCCGGCGATGGGATCGGCCCGGACGTCACCGAGGCCGCCGTCCGCATCATCGATGCGGCCGGCGCCGCGATCGAATGGGACCGCCAGATCGCCGGGATCACCGCCATCGAGGCCTCGCTGCCGCCGCTCCCGGACGCCACGCTCGAATCGATCCGGAAGAACCGCGTCGCCCTCAAGGGGCCGCTCACCACGCCGGTCGGCACCGGGTTCCGCTCGATCAACGTCGCGCTCCGCAAGGAGTTCGACCTCTACGCCAACGTCCGCCCCGCGCGCACCCTGGTGCCCGGCGGCCGCTACGAGGACATCGACCTGGTCCTGATCCGCGAGAACACGGAAGGGCTCTACGTCGGCGTCGAGCACTACATCGGCATGGGCGACGACCCCAAGGCCGCCGCCGAGTCGGTGATGATCGTGACCCGCTACGGCGCCGAGCGCATCGTCCGCTACGCCTTCGAGTACGCGCTCAAGCACGGGCGCAGGAAGGTGACGCTGGCCCACAAGGCCAACATCCTGAAGTTCACCCAGGGCCTGTTCCTCGAGGTCGGCCGCAAGATCGCCGAGGAGTACGCCGGCCGCGTCGAGTTCGAGGACCGCATCATCGACGCGACCGCGATGCACCTCGTGCTGAACCCTCACCAGTTCGACGTGCTGGTGATGGAGAACATGTTCGGGGACATCCTGAGCGACCTCATGGCCGGCCTCGTCGGCGGACTCGGCCTGGCCCCCGGCGCCAACATCGGCCGTCACGCGGCGATCTTCGAGCCCGTGCACGGCTCCGCGCCGGACATCGCGGGCCAGGGGATCGCCAACCCCACCGCCACGGTGCTGGCCGGCTGCATGATGCTGGAGCACATCGGCCAGGGCGACGTGGCGGCACGCATCCGCCGCGCCCTCGAGACGACCATCCGGGAGGGCCGCGTGCTCACACGCGACCTCGGTGGGACGGCGACGACGAAAGAGTTCACGGACGCGGTGATCGCGGCGCTCTGA
- a CDS encoding CBS domain-containing protein, which translates to MKARDIMTSDIEVVTPNDPVSRAAQLMRDADVGIIPVVDDASSMRLRGVITDRDITVRHVAERHEQECRVGDHMTDGDIRTVTPDTDVEEVARIMEREQVRRIPVVEDGDRLVGIIAQADLAREEAPSLERLGEVLEGISEPSGGTPGSRRR; encoded by the coding sequence ATGAAGGCCCGCGACATCATGACCTCGGACATCGAGGTCGTCACGCCCAACGACCCGGTGAGCCGTGCCGCCCAGCTCATGCGGGACGCCGACGTCGGCATCATCCCCGTCGTGGACGACGCCTCCAGTATGCGTCTGCGCGGCGTCATCACCGACCGCGACATCACGGTCCGGCACGTAGCCGAGCGTCACGAGCAGGAGTGCCGGGTGGGCGATCACATGACCGATGGCGACATCCGCACCGTGACGCCGGACACCGATGTCGAAGAGGTGGCCCGGATCATGGAGCGGGAGCAGGTCCGGCGGATCCCGGTCGTCGAGGACGGCGACCGCCTGGTGGGGATCATCGCCCAAGCCGACCTGGCTCGGGAGGAGGCGCCCAGCCTCGAACGGCTCGGGGAGGTGCTCGAGGGGATCTCGGAGCCGAGCGGCGGGACGCCGGGCTCGCGGCGCCGGTAG
- the pstC gene encoding phosphate ABC transporter permease subunit PstC: MLHRGPARRDLRERLIGAALFLCSVVSILTTVGIVAVLVIEAAAFFAEVSPLEFLTGTRWTPLFRPQHFGVLPLLAGSVLVAFGAALVALPVGLASAIYLSEYASPRVRRILKPSLEVLAGIPTVVYGYFALTFVTPMLRAVWPQTHVFNAASASIVIGIMIIPTVASLAEDAMSAVPNSLREAAYALGATRLEVATRTVVPAALSGISAAFILALSRAIGETMIVTIAAGATPNLTLNPLESVQTMTAYIAQVGLGEAPFGTIEYRTIFAVGLALFAVTLLMNIASTVVVRRFREGYE, encoded by the coding sequence CTGCTCCACCGAGGCCCAGCGCGCCGCGACCTCCGAGAGCGGCTGATCGGAGCCGCGCTCTTCCTCTGCAGCGTCGTCTCGATCCTGACGACCGTCGGCATCGTCGCCGTCCTCGTGATCGAGGCCGCGGCGTTCTTCGCCGAGGTCTCGCCCCTGGAGTTCCTCACCGGCACGCGCTGGACGCCGCTGTTCCGGCCGCAGCACTTCGGCGTGCTGCCGCTGCTCGCCGGGTCCGTGCTCGTGGCGTTCGGCGCCGCGCTGGTCGCGTTGCCGGTCGGGCTCGCCAGCGCGATCTACCTCAGCGAGTACGCCAGTCCGCGGGTGCGCCGGATCCTCAAGCCGTCGCTGGAGGTGCTCGCCGGCATCCCGACCGTCGTCTACGGCTACTTCGCGCTCACGTTCGTCACGCCGATGCTGCGCGCGGTCTGGCCGCAGACGCACGTTTTCAACGCCGCGAGCGCGAGCATCGTCATCGGCATCATGATCATCCCGACGGTCGCCTCGCTCGCCGAGGACGCCATGAGCGCGGTCCCGAACTCACTGCGGGAAGCGGCGTACGCCCTGGGCGCCACCAGGCTGGAGGTCGCGACGCGCACCGTCGTGCCCGCGGCGCTGTCCGGGATCAGCGCCGCGTTCATCCTCGCGCTCTCCCGAGCGATCGGCGAGACCATGATCGTGACCATCGCCGCCGGCGCCACGCCCAACCTGACGTTGAACCCGCTCGAGAGCGTTCAGACCATGACCGCATACATCGCACAGGTCGGCCTGGGCGAGGCGCCGTTCGGCACCATCGAGTACCGCACCATCTTCGCGGTGGGGCTGGCCCTGTTCGCGGTCACGCTGCTCATGAACATCGCGAGCACGGTGGTGGTGCGCCGGTTCAGGGAGGGATACGAATGA
- a CDS encoding phosphate ABC transporter ATP-binding protein, with product MAGSVIIPPGEAALETRRLSVFYGKAQAVRNVSIRIPARRVVAFIGPSGCGKSTLLRCLNRMNDLVPTARVEGEVLFHDVNLYGPDVDPVEVRRRIGMVFQKPNPFPKSIYDNVAFGPRINGFRGDLDELVERSLRAAALWDEVADRLHESALTLSGGQQQRLCIARALAVEPEILLMDEPASALDPIATQKIEDLIYELKQRYTVVIVTHNMQQAARISDYTAFLYMGEVVEYGPTEELFTNPREERTEAYITGRFG from the coding sequence ATGGCTGGCTCGGTCATCATCCCGCCCGGCGAGGCCGCGCTCGAGACGCGGCGGCTGAGCGTGTTCTACGGCAAGGCGCAGGCCGTGCGGAACGTCTCGATCCGGATCCCGGCGCGACGCGTCGTCGCGTTCATCGGCCCCTCCGGATGCGGGAAGAGCACGCTGCTCCGCTGCCTGAACCGCATGAACGACCTGGTGCCCACGGCGCGGGTCGAGGGCGAGGTGCTGTTCCACGACGTGAACCTGTACGGGCCGGACGTTGACCCCGTCGAGGTCCGGCGCCGCATCGGCATGGTCTTCCAGAAGCCGAATCCGTTCCCCAAGTCCATCTACGACAACGTGGCCTTCGGCCCGCGCATCAATGGCTTCCGCGGCGACCTGGACGAGCTGGTGGAGCGATCGCTGCGCGCCGCCGCGCTGTGGGACGAGGTCGCCGACCGGCTGCACGAGAGCGCGCTCACCCTCTCCGGCGGCCAGCAGCAGCGCCTCTGCATTGCCCGGGCGCTGGCCGTGGAGCCGGAGATCCTGCTCATGGACGAGCCCGCCTCCGCGCTGGACCCGATCGCCACGCAGAAGATCGAGGACCTGATCTACGAGCTGAAGCAGCGCTACACCGTCGTGATCGTGACCCACAACATGCAGCAGGCGGCGCGGATCTCGGACTACACGGCGTTCCTCTACATGGGTGAGGTGGTGGAGTACGGGCCGACGGAGGAGCTGTTCACCAACCCGCGCGAGGAGCGCACCGAGGCGTACATCACCGGGAGGTTCGGGTGA
- the phoU gene encoding phosphate transport system regulatory protein PhoU, which translates to MSPQRHFQEELDQLKSRLVAMAGQVEEAVRLAVEALLERDRAKAQRVIEMDEEINERELELDEAAIQLLALQQPMARDLRLITTALSITTDLERIGDHAVNIAEAVEYMLGTAPLPPLPEMEEMVRVANRMLGDALDAFVRGDAVLARDVLRRDDRVDELHQNVFRILLTHMMEDPRRISTGMDLYIVSGNLERIADLATNIAEEVVYLVEGRTIKHHAEARRAAE; encoded by the coding sequence GTGAGCCCCCAGCGGCACTTCCAGGAGGAGCTGGACCAGCTCAAGTCCCGACTCGTCGCGATGGCCGGCCAGGTCGAGGAGGCCGTCCGTCTCGCCGTCGAGGCCCTGCTCGAGCGGGACCGGGCCAAGGCGCAGCGGGTGATCGAGATGGATGAGGAGATCAACGAGCGGGAGCTGGAGCTCGACGAGGCGGCGATCCAGCTCCTGGCCCTCCAGCAGCCCATGGCGCGGGACCTCCGGCTGATCACCACCGCGCTCAGCATCACGACCGACCTGGAGCGCATCGGCGACCACGCCGTGAACATCGCCGAGGCCGTCGAATACATGCTCGGCACGGCGCCGCTGCCTCCGCTTCCGGAGATGGAGGAGATGGTCCGGGTGGCGAACCGGATGCTGGGGGATGCGCTGGACGCGTTCGTCCGCGGCGATGCCGTGCTCGCCCGTGACGTCCTGCGCCGCGACGATCGTGTGGACGAGCTGCACCAGAACGTCTTCCGCATCCTGCTCACGCACATGATGGAGGATCCCCGTCGCATCAGCACCGGCATGGACCTCTACATCGTGTCCGGCAACCTCGAGCGCATCGCGGATCTCGCGACCAACATCGCGGAAGAGGTGGTGTACCTGGTGGAGGGCAGGACGATCAAGCATCACGCGGAGGCGCGGCGTGCGGCCGAGTAG
- a CDS encoding acyl-CoA dehydrogenase — MPRFQGIDYFDIDSLLTEEERMVRDTVREWVDEKLLPIINDAYIERRFPRELIPDMAELGMLGANLPEEYGCAGLNNVAYGLIMQELERGDSGVRSFASVQGALCMYPIYEFGSEEQKRKWLPRMAKGEVIGCFGLTEPDYGSNPGGMITTARKTSDGWVLNGTKMWITNGSMADIAIIWAKTGDLDDPSSIRGFIVPTDTPGFSARDQKGKLSLLASDTSELVLQDVHVGDDALLPKTSGLKSALMCLTQARYGIAWGAVGAAMACLDEALRYAKERIMFGKPIGATQIQQVRLADMLTGITQGQLLALQLGRLKDRGVLRPQQVSLAKRANVDMACNVAREARRLLGANGILIEYQAMRHMANLESVYTYEGTHDVHSLILGQDLTGFNAF, encoded by the coding sequence ATGCCACGGTTCCAGGGCATCGACTACTTCGACATCGACTCACTGCTCACCGAGGAAGAGCGCATGGTGCGGGACACCGTGCGCGAATGGGTGGACGAGAAGCTGCTGCCGATCATCAACGACGCCTACATCGAGCGCCGCTTCCCACGGGAGCTGATCCCGGACATGGCGGAGCTGGGGATGCTCGGGGCGAACCTCCCGGAGGAGTACGGGTGCGCGGGGCTGAACAACGTCGCCTACGGGCTCATCATGCAGGAGCTCGAGCGCGGCGATTCGGGCGTCCGCTCCTTCGCCTCCGTCCAGGGCGCGCTGTGCATGTACCCGATCTACGAGTTCGGCAGCGAGGAGCAGAAGCGGAAGTGGCTGCCGCGCATGGCCAAGGGCGAGGTGATCGGCTGCTTCGGGCTGACGGAGCCGGACTACGGCTCGAATCCGGGCGGGATGATCACCACCGCGCGCAAGACCAGCGACGGCTGGGTGCTGAACGGCACCAAGATGTGGATCACCAACGGCTCGATGGCGGACATCGCCATCATCTGGGCCAAGACGGGTGATCTGGACGACCCCTCGTCCATCCGCGGCTTCATCGTCCCGACGGACACGCCGGGCTTCAGCGCGCGGGACCAGAAGGGCAAGCTCTCGCTGCTCGCCTCGGACACCAGCGAGCTGGTGCTCCAGGACGTGCACGTGGGCGACGACGCGCTGCTGCCCAAGACGTCGGGGCTCAAGAGCGCGCTCATGTGCCTGACCCAGGCGCGCTACGGCATCGCATGGGGTGCCGTCGGCGCCGCCATGGCCTGCCTGGACGAGGCGCTCCGCTACGCCAAGGAGCGGATCATGTTCGGCAAGCCGATCGGCGCCACGCAGATCCAGCAGGTCCGGCTGGCGGACATGCTGACCGGCATCACGCAGGGCCAGCTCCTGGCGCTGCAGCTCGGCCGGCTCAAGGACCGGGGCGTGCTGCGGCCGCAGCAGGTCTCGCTGGCGAAGCGCGCCAACGTGGACATGGCTTGCAACGTCGCGCGCGAGGCACGGCGTTTGCTCGGGGCCAACGGCATCCTCATCGAGTACCAGGCCATGCGCCACATGGCGAACCTGGAATCCGTCTACACCTACGAGGGCACACACGACGTGCACTCACTCATTCTGGGCCAGGACCTGACCGGCTTCAACGCGTTCTAG
- a CDS encoding phosphate ABC transporter substrate-binding protein, with protein sequence MRDDDQRHSLARGAHSGLAAILVLALFAAACGERGPGGGEGRVLIDGSSTVYPLTEAVAEEFGIAQGAAVQVTVGLSGTGGGFERFCAGETDINNASRPIKDAERDECIVNDVRFLELPVAYDGISIVVHPDNTWVDCLTVEELRRIWEPGSTVESWAEVREGFPDEPLRLYGPGPDSGTFDDFTEAVVGEPGASRWEYTVSEDDNVLVTGVAGDRGALGYFGYAYYEANRDRVKLVAVDGGSGCVAPTPETIRRGTYDPLSRPLFIYVNRESLARRTVADFVRFYMDVAPELAREVGYVPLSEADYEANTRRIAEASGRGT encoded by the coding sequence ATGCGTGACGACGACCAGCGACACTCCCTCGCACGGGGGGCTCATTCCGGACTCGCCGCCATCCTCGTCCTCGCCCTGTTCGCCGCGGCGTGCGGCGAACGCGGGCCGGGGGGCGGAGAAGGGAGGGTCCTGATCGATGGGTCGAGCACCGTGTACCCGCTGACGGAGGCGGTGGCCGAGGAGTTCGGGATCGCCCAGGGCGCGGCGGTGCAGGTCACGGTCGGCCTGTCCGGCACCGGCGGCGGCTTCGAGCGTTTCTGCGCGGGTGAGACGGACATCAACAACGCGTCGCGGCCCATCAAGGATGCGGAGCGCGACGAGTGCATCGTCAACGACGTCCGGTTCCTCGAGCTGCCGGTCGCCTACGACGGCATCTCCATCGTCGTGCATCCGGACAACACGTGGGTGGACTGCCTGACGGTGGAGGAGCTCCGCCGCATCTGGGAACCCGGCAGCACGGTGGAGAGCTGGGCAGAGGTGCGGGAAGGCTTCCCGGACGAGCCGTTGCGTCTCTACGGCCCGGGTCCGGACTCCGGCACGTTCGACGACTTCACCGAGGCCGTCGTGGGCGAGCCGGGCGCCAGCCGGTGGGAGTACACGGTGAGCGAGGACGACAACGTCCTCGTCACGGGGGTCGCGGGTGATCGCGGCGCGCTCGGCTATTTCGGCTACGCGTACTACGAGGCGAACCGGGACCGCGTGAAGCTGGTGGCCGTGGACGGCGGGAGCGGCTGCGTCGCGCCCACGCCGGAGACGATCCGCCGCGGCACGTACGACCCGCTCTCGCGTCCGCTCTTCATCTACGTCAACCGCGAGTCGCTCGCCCGGCGAACCGTCGCCGACTTCGTGCGCTTCTACATGGACGTCGCGCCGGAGCTGGCCCGCGAGGTCGGTTACGTGCCGCTGAGCGAAGCGGACTACGAGGCCAACACGCGCAGGATCGCGGAGGCGTCTGGTCGTGGAACGTGA
- a CDS encoding beta-ketoacyl-ACP reductase has protein sequence MSARWPRGSHAPVAAGQQPGQVVDEALEQLLVEVVGETQPQPAGVYSDLRGLGAIVTGGASGIGRAIALELAQNGVHVAFNYIDDGDGRMASEAERTANELRQLEVQVLCAECDVRDPRAVERFVREARECFGALHILVNNAGIARDRALWRMTDEQWREVIDTNLTGAFNMIRAVTPLFRAQQYGKIVNVSSIHGIRSEFGLANYSASKAGLLALTRSAAVELGPSNINVNAVAPGYIRTTRLTEAVPAEVLDRAREKSVLGRLGDPQDVAHVVVFLCSEMARHITGAVIPVDGGHLL, from the coding sequence GTGAGCGCGCGCTGGCCGCGAGGTTCGCACGCGCCGGTCGCCGCCGGGCAGCAACCGGGCCAGGTGGTGGACGAGGCGCTGGAACAACTGCTGGTCGAGGTCGTCGGGGAGACGCAGCCGCAGCCGGCGGGCGTCTACAGCGACCTGCGCGGTCTGGGCGCGATCGTCACGGGTGGGGCGTCGGGCATCGGCCGCGCCATCGCGCTGGAGCTGGCGCAGAACGGCGTGCACGTCGCCTTCAACTACATCGACGACGGCGACGGCCGCATGGCGTCAGAGGCGGAGCGGACGGCCAACGAGCTGCGGCAGCTCGAGGTCCAGGTCCTCTGCGCCGAGTGTGACGTGCGGGATCCGCGCGCCGTGGAACGGTTCGTGCGCGAGGCACGGGAGTGCTTCGGGGCGCTGCACATCCTGGTGAACAACGCCGGGATCGCCCGGGACCGCGCGCTGTGGCGGATGACCGATGAGCAGTGGCGCGAGGTCATCGACACGAACCTGACCGGCGCGTTCAACATGATCCGTGCGGTCACGCCACTGTTCCGTGCGCAGCAGTACGGCAAGATCGTCAACGTCAGCTCCATCCACGGCATCCGCAGCGAGTTCGGCCTGGCCAATTATTCGGCCTCGAAGGCGGGGCTGCTGGCCCTGACGCGGTCCGCCGCCGTGGAGCTGGGGCCATCGAACATCAACGTGAACGCCGTCGCGCCGGGCTACATCCGGACGACGCGGCTCACCGAGGCGGTCCCCGCCGAGGTGCTGGACCGCGCCCGCGAGAAGAGCGTGCTCGGTCGCCTCGGCGACCCCCAGGACGTCGCCCACGTGGTGGTCTTCCTCTGCTCCGAGATGGCCCGCCACATCACCGGCGCCGTCATCCCGGTCGACGGGGGGCACCTCCTCTAG